In the Pseudomonas sp. ADAK2 genome, one interval contains:
- a CDS encoding AAA family ATPase: protein MNVFDPSDLPQRDNLLNSHPIRKKSFTTLTQTIERAYGMIREQIWLGRPSLYFYSTPRMGKSQCALAIKHLANQEFPDKFVVLVSCDVSETESIVESMAKSLSLMQKSRENLAKLRGRLTTHIACELSSLLGSHFLLILDEMQALDLDDYKHLQVIQNDLKISGIATTTIGFAQSDINSRHSSFRLAKEDAILARFLSQRIAFEGCTDEKWLTALLENFDSNLIYPPNSDCSYTRFFLPNAFADGFRLSAYAPLIFKIAKQAVGGVSVPIPIEHLFITIEYLLISSRVNDTLGFELSSEVIASAIAQSNMAEFSSIFK, encoded by the coding sequence ATGAACGTTTTCGATCCGTCTGACCTACCTCAACGCGACAATTTGTTGAATTCGCACCCCATTAGAAAAAAGTCATTTACGACGTTAACACAAACGATTGAACGCGCGTACGGCATGATACGCGAGCAGATATGGCTAGGACGCCCGAGCCTTTACTTCTATTCAACCCCGAGAATGGGAAAATCGCAGTGCGCACTTGCAATTAAGCACCTTGCTAACCAAGAGTTTCCGGATAAATTCGTCGTCCTAGTTTCGTGTGACGTCTCGGAAACTGAGTCGATAGTAGAAAGTATGGCCAAATCCCTGAGTCTCATGCAGAAAAGTCGAGAAAACCTCGCTAAACTCAGGGGGCGATTGACCACGCATATCGCATGCGAGCTTTCATCCTTGCTGGGCAGTCATTTCCTGCTAATTCTCGACGAGATGCAGGCCTTGGACCTTGATGATTACAAGCATTTACAGGTCATCCAAAACGATCTCAAAATCAGTGGCATTGCAACTACAACGATTGGGTTTGCACAGTCGGACATAAACAGCCGACACAGTAGCTTTCGTCTGGCAAAGGAAGACGCCATTTTAGCCCGGTTTCTGAGCCAACGCATTGCTTTTGAAGGCTGTACCGACGAAAAATGGTTAACAGCCCTACTGGAAAATTTTGACAGCAACCTCATTTACCCACCAAACTCAGATTGCTCTTATACCCGTTTTTTTTTACCAAACGCTTTCGCAGATGGTTTCAGGCTAAGTGCCTACGCACCGCTGATATTTAAAATAGCTAAGCAGGCAGTAGGGGGCGTATCGGTTCCTATCCCCATCGAGCATTTGTTTATTACAATCGAGTATCTTCTGATCAGCTCTCGGGTGAATGATACTCTTGGCTTTGAACTCTCCAGTGAAGTCATCGCTAGTGCAATTGCTCAGTCAAACATGGCCGAGTTTTCAAGTATATTTAAGTGA
- a CDS encoding alpha-hydroxy acid oxidase has product MRSFYRGRDLNRVHSIAELAELARHRLPHFAWEYLSGGSEDELTLARNRALFSEVHLHSRTLVPCHPPVTQRRLLGRELAVPMLIGPTGYNGMLHRDADLHLARAATARGLPFCLSTVSNVSMEAIKAQVPDVNLWFQLYAMRDPEIQASLLSRAHEAGVDTLLLTSDAMVLGNREWDRRNFVRPRELSLGNKLDVLRHPRWLRQVMWPNGLPSMGNLEPYLPPAERNALGSMKFIGEQMETLLDWSMLARLRDQWSGRLLLKGVLHPADAEKAMTLGLDGLVVSNHGGRQLEGALGSLDALRLIASVVKGKMALLLDSGIRRGSDIAKALALGADAVLLGRATLYGVTVAAEQGVGRALDLLHEEFIRTLSLMGCADIADLSPDWLADIHAQSICRG; this is encoded by the coding sequence ATGCGTAGCTTCTACCGTGGTCGGGACCTGAATCGCGTTCACAGCATCGCCGAACTTGCGGAGCTGGCTCGCCATCGGTTGCCGCATTTTGCCTGGGAATACTTGTCTGGCGGCTCCGAGGACGAGTTGACCCTGGCCCGTAACCGCGCGTTATTTAGCGAAGTACATTTGCATTCGCGCACGCTGGTTCCGTGTCATCCACCGGTGACCCAGCGTCGCTTGCTGGGGCGTGAACTGGCCGTACCGATGCTGATCGGACCGACCGGCTACAACGGCATGCTGCACCGCGATGCCGATCTTCACCTGGCCCGGGCCGCGACCGCACGCGGGTTGCCGTTTTGCCTCAGTACCGTATCCAACGTCTCGATGGAAGCGATCAAGGCGCAAGTGCCGGACGTTAATCTCTGGTTCCAGCTATACGCCATGCGCGACCCTGAAATACAGGCCAGTCTGCTGTCTCGAGCACATGAGGCTGGCGTCGACACGTTGCTGTTGACCAGTGATGCGATGGTGCTGGGAAATCGTGAGTGGGACCGCCGTAATTTCGTTCGTCCGCGCGAATTGAGTCTGGGCAACAAACTCGATGTGCTGCGCCATCCCCGCTGGCTACGTCAGGTCATGTGGCCGAACGGCTTGCCGTCTATGGGAAACCTGGAACCATACCTGCCGCCCGCTGAGCGCAATGCCCTGGGTTCGATGAAGTTCATTGGAGAGCAGATGGAAACGCTGCTGGACTGGTCCATGCTCGCTCGCCTGCGCGATCAGTGGTCCGGGCGCTTACTACTCAAGGGCGTGCTGCACCCGGCAGATGCCGAAAAAGCCATGACGCTGGGGCTCGATGGATTGGTGGTGAGCAACCACGGCGGTCGCCAGCTTGAGGGGGCGCTCGGGAGTTTGGATGCGCTACGGCTCATCGCGTCTGTGGTTAAAGGCAAGATGGCACTGTTACTCGACAGTGGTATCCGGCGTGGCAGTGACATCGCCAAAGCCTTGGCCCTTGGGGCTGATGCGGTATTGCTGGGTCGCGCCACCCTCTATGGCGTCACCGTGGCCGCAGAGCAGGGTGTCGGTCGCGCGTTGGACCTGCTCCACGAAGAGTTCATCCGTACGCTCAGCCTGATGGGCTGCGCCGATATCGCGGACCTAAGCCCCGACTGGCTGGCAGACATCCACGCTCAATCGATCTGCCGGGGATGA
- a CDS encoding NIPSNAP family protein — MELYELITFTLRVRTSAQALPRLQQALEEAPEGVSLMGCWLSEIGQQNRIAVLRGFTDTQIRQQERERCLLASDAFGIGEFVLSQQIDDYRLFPFLEPLPPGAHGPFYELREYDLVPSGLAPTLAGWRKAVGPRTGDGYSSVYAAFYATSGKLPRYLHIWPYSSLEQRLQVRTRAVSDGVWPPENSAPQLLEMQSSVYLPATFSPLH, encoded by the coding sequence ATGGAACTGTACGAACTGATCACCTTCACGCTGCGTGTGCGCACGTCGGCGCAAGCGTTGCCTCGTCTGCAACAAGCCCTTGAGGAGGCGCCGGAGGGGGTTAGCCTGATGGGCTGTTGGCTGTCCGAAATCGGCCAGCAGAACCGTATTGCAGTCCTTCGTGGATTTACCGATACCCAAATCCGCCAGCAGGAACGTGAGCGCTGTCTGCTGGCCAGCGACGCGTTCGGCATCGGCGAGTTCGTGTTGAGTCAACAGATTGACGACTATCGGCTTTTCCCGTTCCTTGAACCTTTACCACCAGGAGCTCATGGGCCGTTCTACGAGCTACGTGAATACGACCTGGTGCCTTCGGGGTTGGCTCCGACGCTTGCTGGCTGGCGCAAGGCGGTGGGGCCGCGCACCGGTGACGGCTATTCATCTGTGTATGCGGCGTTCTACGCCACGAGTGGGAAGCTGCCGCGCTATCTGCATATCTGGCCGTATTCGAGTCTCGAACAACGCTTGCAGGTGCGCACCCGGGCCGTGAGCGATGGTGTGTGGCCGCCTGAAAACTCCGCGCCGCAATTGCTAGAGATGCAGTCTTCGGTTTACTTGCCCGCGACGTTTTCACCTTTGCACTGA
- a CDS encoding LysR family transcriptional regulator, with the protein MSDKLAGISTFMIAAEAGSFSAAGEQLHLIRAAVSNAVARLEKRLGVRLFQRTTRSFALTEDGQLLYEHCSRALAEIESVVASFASRRD; encoded by the coding sequence GTGAGCGACAAATTGGCTGGTATTTCAACCTTCATGATCGCCGCCGAAGCGGGTAGTTTTTCCGCAGCCGGTGAACAGCTTCACTTGATCCGCGCCGCCGTAAGTAATGCCGTGGCAAGGCTTGAGAAACGCCTGGGCGTCAGGCTGTTTCAGCGTACTACTCGCAGCTTTGCCTTGACCGAGGATGGCCAGTTGCTATACGAACATTGCTCACGCGCACTGGCCGAGATAGAGAGCGTGGTCGCTTCGTTCGCCTCGAGGCGGGATTAG
- a CDS encoding type 1 glutamine amidotransferase domain-containing protein: MRPITRLALAMTICTSAFNAQASNVLVVMSDSDHLELKDKKVFATGFYLNELMQPVKLMLDAGHSVTFATPTGKAPTLDKSSADKMYFNDDVAALQEYKALLEHLKITSPGESPVISLSRVEQIGYGHFDAVYVPGGHAPMEDLLHSAALGKLLNNFHNNGKTTALVCHGPIALLSTLSDPTAFTRKLEVDGKAPTHGWTYAGYKFTVISNQEEELAKGLLNGGAMKFYPQTALEQAGGVYSSNTSPWTSHIVIDRELVTGQNPGSALDVGKVILDRLKSQSQAKG, encoded by the coding sequence ATGCGCCCTATCACTCGTCTCGCCCTTGCAATGACCATTTGCACCTCAGCCTTCAACGCACAGGCCAGTAACGTCCTAGTCGTGATGTCTGATTCAGACCACCTTGAGCTCAAGGACAAGAAAGTCTTTGCAACCGGCTTTTACCTGAACGAATTGATGCAACCGGTAAAACTGATGCTCGATGCCGGACACTCGGTGACCTTTGCGACGCCTACAGGCAAGGCGCCGACTTTGGACAAATCGTCCGCCGACAAGATGTATTTCAACGATGACGTTGCGGCACTGCAGGAGTACAAGGCGCTGCTGGAGCACCTCAAGATCACCTCGCCGGGTGAGTCACCGGTCATTAGCCTGTCGCGGGTCGAACAGATCGGCTACGGGCACTTCGATGCTGTCTATGTACCTGGTGGCCATGCACCTATGGAGGATCTGCTGCATAGCGCCGCATTGGGGAAGTTGCTGAACAACTTCCATAACAACGGCAAGACAACCGCCCTCGTTTGCCATGGCCCGATTGCGCTACTGTCGACTCTGTCCGACCCAACAGCCTTCACTCGGAAACTCGAAGTCGACGGCAAAGCCCCAACGCATGGCTGGACTTATGCAGGATACAAATTCACGGTCATCAGCAATCAGGAAGAGGAACTGGCCAAGGGCTTGTTGAATGGCGGTGCGATGAAGTTCTATCCGCAAACGGCACTGGAACAAGCCGGCGGCGTATACAGTAGCAACACTTCACCGTGGACCAGCCATATCGTCATCGATCGCGAACTGGTGACCGGTCAAAACCCTGGTTCAGCGCTGGATGTGGGTAAGGTGATACTCGATCGACTCAAGTCCCAGAGCCAAGCGAAAGGCTAA
- a CDS encoding LysR family transcriptional regulator — protein sequence MSRRFDYLADVEVFITVVEKGSLSAGAVLLATTPSVVSRAISRLETRLGVQLLRRTTRRLSLTEAGLLYLEQSRAAFSLIDDAERTIQGQEGALTGRVRLSVPTTYGHYRLPVLLCRFTRQYSQVRIELSISNRNVDLVAEGYDLAIRLGPLPDSGLIGRKLEDARLCVVAAPDYLRRAGTPHSVDELPAHACLPFVMPSSGRVGPWLFCEQGIDREWIPEASVQVSDDVLGTVSLAEHGMGICQTYDFIVRERIQSGRLVPLLEQSGGRSRPFSVIFPPHRQLSAASRALIDFLIRGVADQAHTPLNERQAIG from the coding sequence GTGAGCCGGCGATTCGATTATCTCGCAGACGTAGAAGTCTTCATCACTGTGGTGGAGAAGGGCTCCCTAAGCGCAGGGGCCGTTCTTCTGGCAACTACCCCGTCAGTGGTCAGCCGTGCGATCTCACGTCTGGAAACACGCCTGGGTGTTCAGTTGTTACGGCGCACGACTCGACGCCTGAGCCTGACCGAGGCGGGACTGCTTTACCTCGAACAGTCCCGCGCGGCGTTCTCGCTGATCGATGATGCAGAGCGGACGATCCAGGGGCAGGAAGGCGCGTTGACTGGCCGTGTACGGCTTAGTGTGCCGACGACTTACGGCCACTACCGGCTGCCGGTATTGCTCTGCCGCTTTACTCGGCAGTACTCGCAGGTGCGCATCGAGTTGAGCATCAGCAATCGAAATGTGGATCTGGTGGCCGAAGGGTATGACCTGGCCATTCGCCTTGGGCCATTACCTGACAGTGGCCTGATTGGACGCAAACTTGAGGATGCGCGTTTGTGCGTGGTCGCCGCGCCGGATTATCTCCGGCGTGCAGGTACGCCGCACAGCGTCGACGAACTGCCAGCGCATGCCTGCCTGCCATTTGTGATGCCCAGCAGCGGTCGGGTCGGCCCCTGGCTGTTCTGTGAGCAGGGTATTGATCGGGAGTGGATACCTGAGGCGAGTGTTCAAGTGTCCGACGACGTACTTGGCACTGTGTCTTTGGCCGAGCACGGTATGGGGATTTGTCAGACCTACGATTTTATTGTTCGGGAGCGGATTCAAAGCGGACGCCTGGTGCCGCTGCTCGAACAGTCGGGTGGACGGTCCCGACCGTTCTCGGTGATTTTCCCGCCTCATCGCCAGCTATCGGCTGCGTCCCGGGCGCTGATCGACTTCCTGATTCGCGGGGTGGCAGATCAAGCCCACACGCCACTCAACGAGCGTCAAGCGATCGGATAG